A genomic window from Cricetulus griseus strain 17A/GY chromosome 4, alternate assembly CriGri-PICRH-1.0, whole genome shotgun sequence includes:
- the Adamts7 gene encoding A disintegrin and metalloproteinase with thrombospondin motifs 7 isoform X2, whose amino-acid sequence MHGGTSLFLILCALASNVPGPASGLETEGRSALDIVHPVRVDAGGSFLSYELWPPRVLHKRDVSATQASSAFYQLQYQGRELLFNLTTNPYLLAPGFVSEIRRRSSLGQMHIRTHVPTCHLLGDVQDPELEGGFAAISACDGLRGVFQLSNEDYFIEPLHGVPAQAGHAQPHVVYKHQVPEQRAQQDGSRAPDTCGVQELEHRRERWEQRQQRRRQQRSVSKEKWVETLVVADAKMVEYHGQPQVESYVLTIMNMVAGLFHDPSIGNPIHITVVRLILLEDEEEDLKITHHADNTLRSFCKWQRNINTKGDAHPQHHDTAILLTRKDLCAAMNHPCETLGLSHVAGMCHPQLSCSVSEDTGMPLAFTVAHELGHSFGIQHDGTGNDCESIGKRPFIMSPQLLYDGGIPLTWSRCSREYITRFLDRGWGLCLDDSPAKNVIGFPSVLPGVLYDVNHQCRLQYGAYSVFCEDMDNVCHTLWCSVGTTCHSKLDAAVDGTSCGKNKWCLNGECVPEGFQPEAVDGGWSGWSAWSVCSRSCGVGVRSAERQCTQPVPKHRGKYCVGERKRFRLCNLSPCPAGQPSFRHTQCSQFDAMLYKGQLHTWVPVVNDENPCALHCRPANQSNTEKLRDAVVDGTPCYQGRVSRDICINGICKNVGCDFEIDSGATEDRCGVCQGNGSTCHTVSRTFEEAEGLGYVDIGLIPAGAREILIKEVAEAANFLALRSEDPDKYFLNGGWTIQWNGDYQVAGTTFTYARTGNWENLTSPGPTKEPVWIQLLFQESNPGVHYEYTIHRDSHDEVQPPEFSWHYGPWSKCTVTCGTGVQRQSLYCMERQAGLVDEEHCDHLNRPDDRQRKCSEEPCPARWWAGEWQMCSRSCGPGGFSRRTVLCIRSVGLDEQRALAPLACEHLPRPLAETPCNRHVPCPSNWGVGNWSQCSVTCGVGVRQRTTLCINDTYVPCDEAERPVTKAICLLPPCPRPVYMTGTDGSGSGSSSPELFNEVDFIPHRLTPRPSPASSPKPVSISNAIDEEDLEPGPPGPVFVDDFYYDYNFINFHEDLSYGSFEEPHSDLVDTGGWTAPPHIRLTEPPSDTPVPTAGTPGVKEDGVQGGWSPSPSLSQDSHSPPVFLEQTPVNPLANFLSEEDMLMGTPEVGLPSLPWPPASADDMVTPVDPGNPDELLVREDRQGQPPTPWSDRNKASKDEDTLGHTLPAPAQIPIPTQPPSPSISTTQVSHGPDMVEVWTGGPVAWDSVLEGDLKHSEQWPTIEAAPPLLPPMATVPGIWDRDSPLEPGTPTFSTPGLGSQNPKTVALPGTLFLTAPTDLSSLGPVGQPQPTNPEGTLSPVLLPRPAQETHNNSSKFPEAQPLQPSLVEDGSPTDPLPAKNASWQVGNWSQCSTTCGLGATWRLVRCSSGRDEDCIPSSRPQPARHCHLRPCAAWRMGNWSKCSEACGGGEQQRLVTCPEPGLCEESLRPNSTQPCNTHPCTQWVVGPWGQCSAPCGGGVQRRLVKCVNTQTGLAEEDSELCGHEAWPESSRPCATEDCELVEPPRCERDRLSFSFCETLRLLGRCQLPTIRAQCCRSCPPLSLGVPSRGYKRVARR is encoded by the exons ATGCACGGTGGTACGAGTCTCTTCTTGATCCTGTGCGCTCTGGCGTCCAACGTCCCGGGACCTGCATCAG GTCTTGAAACCGAGGGCCGGTCGGCTTTGGACATCGTGCACCCTGTGCGAGTGGACGCTGGAGGCTCCTTCCTGTCCTATGAGCTATGGCCACCACGGGTGCTGCACAAGCGAGATGTGTCTGCCACCCAGGCCTCATCCGCTTTCTACCAGCTGCAGTACCAAGGGCGGGAGCTGCTCTTCAACTTGACCACCAACCCCTATCTCCTGGCACCCGGCTTTGTGAGTGAGATCAGACGTCGCAGCAGCCTAGGCCAAATGCACATCCGAACCCATGTCCCCACCTGCCATTTGCTTGGTGATGTGCAGGACCCAGAGCTGGAAGGTGGATTTGCAGCCATCAGTGCCTGTGATGGCCTA AGAGGTGTGTTCCAGCTCTCCAATGAGGACTACTTCATTGAGCCTCTCCATGGAGTTCCAGCTCAGGCTGGACATGCCCAGCCCCACGTGGTATACAAGCACCAAGTCCCTGAGCAGCGGGCCCAGCAGGATGGCTCAAGGGCTCCAGACACCTGTGGGGTGCAAG AGCTGGAGCACAGGCGAGAGCGTTGGGAACAGCGGCAGCAGAGGCGGAGGCAGCAGCGATCAGTCAGCAAAGAGAAGTGGGTGGAGACCCTGGTGGTGGCTGATGCCAAGATGGTGGAATACCACGGGCAACCACAAGTAGAGAGCTATGTACTGACGATCATGAACATG GTGGCTGGACTGTTTCACGACCCCAGCATTGGGAACCCCATTCATATCACCGTTGTGCGTCTTATCCTGCTGGAAGATGAGGAG GAGGACTTAAAGATCACACACCATGCGGACAACACTCTGAGGAGCTTCTGCAAGTGGCAGAGGAACATCAACACGAAGGGGGATgctcatccccagcaccatgacACCGCCATCCTGCTCACCAG GAAAGATTTGTGTGCAGCCATGAACCACCCCTGTGAAACCCTGGGCCTGTCTCATGTTGCTGGCATGTGCCACCCTCAACTCAGCTGCAGTGTCAGTGAGGACACTGGCATGCCACTGGCCTTCACTGTAGCCCACGAGCTAGGACACAG TTTTGGCATTCAGCATGACGGCACCGGCAATGACTGTGAGTCCATTGGGAAACGGCCTTTCATCATGTCTCCACAGCTCCTGTACGATGGAGGCATTCCGCTCACCTGGTCCCGCTGTAGCCGCGAGTACATCACCAGGTTCCTCGA CCGTGGATGGGGCCTGTGCTTGGATGACTCTCCAGCCAAGAATGTCATTGGCTTCCCCTCGGTGCTGCCCGGTGTCCTGTATGATGTGAACCACCAGTGTCGCCTTCAGTATGGGGCTTACTCAGTCTTCTGTGAGGACATGGAC AATGTCTGCCACACACTGTGGTGTTCTGTGGGGACCACCTGTCATTCCAAGCTAGATGCAGCTGTGGACGGCACAAGCTGTGGGAAGAACAAG TGGTGTCTCAATGGAGAGTGCGTCCCTGAGGGCTTCCAGCCCGAGGCGGTGGACGGTGGCTGGTCCGGCTGGAGTGCCTGGTCTGTCTGCTCGAGGAGCTGTGGCGTGGGTGTACGGAGTGCTGAACGACAGTGTACACagcctgt GCCTAAGCACAGAGGCAAGTACTGTGTGGGGGAGCGGAAGCGGTTCCGGCTGTGCAACCTGTCACCCTGCCCTGCTGGCCAGCCCTCTTTCCGCCATACCCAGTGTAGCCAGTTTGATGCCATGCTCTACAAGGGCCAACTGCACACATGGGTGCCTGTGGTCAATGATG AGAACCCCTGTGCGCTGCACTGCCGTCCCGCCAACCAATCCAATACAGAGAAGCTGAGGGATGCCGTGGTGGATGGCACCCCTTGCTACCAAGGCCGGGTCAGCCGTGACATCTGCATCAATGGCATCTGTAAG AATGTGGGCTGCGACTTTGAGATCGACTCTGGTGCCACTGAGGACCGTTGTGGGGTATGCCAGGGCAATGGCTCTACTTGCCACACCGTGAGCAGGACCTTCGAGGAGGCTGAGGGCCTGG GGTACGTGGATATAGGGCTGATCCCAGCCGGAGCCCGAGAGATCCTGATTAAGGAGGTGGCTGAGGCTGCCAACTTTCTGGCCCTGCGGAGTGAGGACCCAGATAAGTACTTCCTCAATGGCGGCTGGACCATCCAGTGGAATGGGGACTACCAGGTGGCAGGCACTACCTTCACCTATGCACGCACAGGCAACTGGGAAAACCTCACATCCCCCGGCCCCACCAAAGAGCCTGTCTGGATCCAG CTGCTGTTCCAGGAGAGTAACCCTGGAGTGCACTATGAGTATACCATCCACAGGGACAGCCATGATGAAGTCCAGCCACCGGAGTTCTCTTGGCACTATGGGCCCTGGAGCAAGTGCACTGTCACGTGCGGCACAG GTGTGCAGAGACAGAGCTTGTATTGCATGGAGAGGCAGGCTGGACTTGTGGATGAGGAACACTGTGACCATCTGAATCGACCTGATGACCGCCAGAGGAAGTGCAGTGAGGAGCCCTGTCCTGCCAG gtggtgggcaggggagtgGCAGATGTGTTCCCGATCCTGCGGACCTGGAGGTTTTTCTCGCCGGACTGTGCTCTGCATACGCAGCGTAGGGCTGGATGAGCAGCGAGCCCTGGCGCCACTCGCCTGCGAACATCTTCCTCGCCCCTTGGCTGAAACCCCATGCAACCGTCATGTACCCTGTCCTTCCAACTGGGGTGTGGGGAACTGGTCTCAG TGCTCTGTGACCTGTGGAGTCGGCGTTCGGCAGCGAACTACCCTCTGCATCAATGATACTTATGTCCCCTGCGATGAAGCTGAGCGACCAGTGACTAAGGCCATTTGTCTTCTGCCTCCCTGCCCCCGCCCCGTGTACATGACGGGCACAGATGGCTCTGGCAGTGGCTCCTCCAGCCCTGAGCTCTTCAATGAGGTTGATTTTATCCCACACCGGCTGACCCCACGCCCTTCACCAGCATCCTCACCCAAGCCAGTCAGCATCAGCAACGCTATTGATGAGGAGGACCTGGAGCCGGGTCCACCCGGGCCTGTGTTTGTGGATGACTTCTATTATGACTACAATTTCATTAACTTCCATGAAGACCTGTCTTATGGATCCTTTGAAGAACCCCATTCAGACCTGGTTGATACAGGGGGTTGGACGGCACCACCCCACATCAGACTCACTGAACCCCCCTCGGATACTCCAGTGCCTACTGCAGGGACTCCTGGAGTTAAGGAAGACGGGGTTCAGGGAGGTTGGTCCCCTAGCCCTTCACTTAGCCAGGATAGCCATTCCCCACCTGTATTCTTAGAGCAGACCCCTGTGAACCCCTTGGCCAATTTCTTGTCTGAGGAAGATATGCTCATGGGGACCCCTGAAGTTGGGCTCCCCAGCTTGCCCTGGCCCCCTGCTTCAGCTGATGACATGGTGACACCTGTTGACCCTGGAAACCCTGATGAGTTACTAGTGAGAGAAGACAGGCAGGGCCAGCCACCCACTCCATGGTCTGACAGGAACAAGGCTTCCAAAGATGAGGACACCTTGGGTCATACATTACCAGCCCCCGCCCAAATCCCTATCCCCACACAGCCCCCTTCACCCTCCATCAGCACCACTCAAGTTTCTCATGGTCCCGACATGGTGGAGGTGTGGACAGGAGGGCCTGTGGCCTGGGACTCAGTGTTAGAGGGTGACCTGAAGCATAGTGAGCAGTGGCCCACCATAGAGGCGGcacctcctctccttcctcccatgGCCACTGTACCAGGCATCTGGGACAGGGACAGCCCCTTGGAGCCAGGGACTCCTACCTTTTCAACACCAGGACTGGGTTCACAGAACCCGAAAACTGTGGCATTGCCAGGAACCTTGTTTTTGACAGCACCGACTGATCTAAGTAGCCTGGGACCAGTGGGCCAGCCACAGCCCACTAACCCTGAAGGGACCCTGAGCCCTGTGTTGTTGCCTAGACCAGCTCAGGAGACTCATAATAACAGTAGCAAGTTCCCTGAGGCCCAGCCTTTGCAGCCCAGCCTAGTGGAGGATGGCTCTCCTACAGATCCACTGCCTGCCAAGAATGCCAGCTGGCAAGTGGGCAACTGGAGCCAG TGTTCCACCACTTGTGGTCTGGGCGCCACCTGGAGGCTGGTGCGCTGCAGCTCTGGCCGGGATGAGGACTGCATTCCTTCTAGCCGCCCCCAGCCAGCCCGACATTGTCACCTGAGGCCCTGTGCTGCCTGGCGCATGGGCAACTGGAGTAAG TGTTCTGAGGcctgtggtggtggtgaacaGCAGCGTCTGGTGACATGCCCAGAGCCAGGCCTCTGTGAGGAGTCGCTGAGACCCAACAGCACCCAGCCCTGCAACACCCACCCCTGCACACAGTGGGTGGTGGGGCCTTGGGGTCAG TGCTCAGCCCCCTGCGGTGGTGGTGTTCAGCGGCGTCTGGTCAAATGCGTGAACACTCAGACAGGTTTGGCGGAAGAAGACAGTGAACTGTGTGGCCATGAGGCCTGGCCTGAGAGCTCACGGCCGTGTGCCACTGAGGACTGTGAGCTCGTTGAGCCACCAC
- the Adamts7 gene encoding A disintegrin and metalloproteinase with thrombospondin motifs 7 isoform X1 — protein sequence MHGGTSLFLILCALASNVPGPASGLETEGRSALDIVHPVRVDAGGSFLSYELWPPRVLHKRDVSATQASSAFYQLQYQGRELLFNLTTNPYLLAPGFVSEIRRRSSLGQMHIRTHVPTCHLLGDVQDPELEGGFAAISACDGLRGVFQLSNEDYFIEPLHGVPAQAGHAQPHVVYKHQVPEQRAQQDGSRAPDTCGVQELEHRRERWEQRQQRRRQQRSVSKEKWVETLVVADAKMVEYHGQPQVESYVLTIMNMVAGLFHDPSIGNPIHITVVRLILLEDEEEDLKITHHADNTLRSFCKWQRNINTKGDAHPQHHDTAILLTRKDLCAAMNHPCETLGLSHVAGMCHPQLSCSVSEDTGMPLAFTVAHELGHSFGIQHDGTGNDCESIGKRPFIMSPQLLYDGGIPLTWSRCSREYITRFLDRGWGLCLDDSPAKNVIGFPSVLPGVLYDVNHQCRLQYGAYSVFCEDMDNVCHTLWCSVGTTCHSKLDAAVDGTSCGKNKWCLNGECVPEGFQPEAVDGGWSGWSAWSVCSRSCGVGVRSAERQCTQPVPKHRGKYCVGERKRFRLCNLSPCPAGQPSFRHTQCSQFDAMLYKGQLHTWVPVVNDENPCALHCRPANQSNTEKLRDAVVDGTPCYQGRVSRDICINGICKNVGCDFEIDSGATEDRCGVCQGNGSTCHTVSRTFEEAEGLGYVDIGLIPAGAREILIKEVAEAANFLALRSEDPDKYFLNGGWTIQWNGDYQVAGTTFTYARTGNWENLTSPGPTKEPVWIQLLFQESNPGVHYEYTIHRDSHDEVQPPEFSWHYGPWSKCTVTCGTGVQRQSLYCMERQAGLVDEEHCDHLNRPDDRQRKCSEEPCPARWWAGEWQMCSRSCGPGGFSRRTVLCIRSVGLDEQRALAPLACEHLPRPLAETPCNRHVPCPSNWGVGNWSQCSVTCGVGVRQRTTLCINDTYVPCDEAERPVTKAICLLPPCPRPVYMTGTDGSGSGSSSPELFNEVDFIPHRLTPRPSPASSPKPVSISNAIDEEDLEPGPPGPVFVDDFYYDYNFINFHEDLSYGSFEEPHSDLVDTGGWTAPPHIRLTEPPSDTPVPTAGTPGVKEDGVQGGWSPSPSLSQDSHSPPVFLEQTPVNPLANFLSEEDMLMGTPEVGLPSLPWPPASADDMVTPVDPGNPDELLVREDRQGQPPTPWSDRNKASKDEDTLGHTLPAPAQIPIPTQPPSPSISTTQVSHGPDMVEVWTGGPVAWDSVLEGDLKHSEQWPTIEAAPPLLPPMATVPGIWDRDSPLEPGTPTFSTPGLGSQNPKTVALPGTLFLTAPTDLSSLGPVGQPQPTNPEGTLSPVLLPRPAQETHNNSSKFPEAQPLQPSLVEDGSPTDPLPAKNASWQVGNWSQCSTTCGLGATWRLVRCSSGRDEDCIPSSRPQPARHCHLRPCAAWRMGNWSKCSRNCGGGSATRDVQCVDTRDLRPLRPFHCQPGPTKPPTRQLCGTQPCLSWYTSSWRECSEACGGGEQQRLVTCPEPGLCEESLRPNSTQPCNTHPCTQWVVGPWGQCSAPCGGGVQRRLVKCVNTQTGLAEEDSELCGHEAWPESSRPCATEDCELVEPPRCERDRLSFSFCETLRLLGRCQLPTIRAQCCRSCPPLSLGVPSRGYKRVARR from the exons ATGCACGGTGGTACGAGTCTCTTCTTGATCCTGTGCGCTCTGGCGTCCAACGTCCCGGGACCTGCATCAG GTCTTGAAACCGAGGGCCGGTCGGCTTTGGACATCGTGCACCCTGTGCGAGTGGACGCTGGAGGCTCCTTCCTGTCCTATGAGCTATGGCCACCACGGGTGCTGCACAAGCGAGATGTGTCTGCCACCCAGGCCTCATCCGCTTTCTACCAGCTGCAGTACCAAGGGCGGGAGCTGCTCTTCAACTTGACCACCAACCCCTATCTCCTGGCACCCGGCTTTGTGAGTGAGATCAGACGTCGCAGCAGCCTAGGCCAAATGCACATCCGAACCCATGTCCCCACCTGCCATTTGCTTGGTGATGTGCAGGACCCAGAGCTGGAAGGTGGATTTGCAGCCATCAGTGCCTGTGATGGCCTA AGAGGTGTGTTCCAGCTCTCCAATGAGGACTACTTCATTGAGCCTCTCCATGGAGTTCCAGCTCAGGCTGGACATGCCCAGCCCCACGTGGTATACAAGCACCAAGTCCCTGAGCAGCGGGCCCAGCAGGATGGCTCAAGGGCTCCAGACACCTGTGGGGTGCAAG AGCTGGAGCACAGGCGAGAGCGTTGGGAACAGCGGCAGCAGAGGCGGAGGCAGCAGCGATCAGTCAGCAAAGAGAAGTGGGTGGAGACCCTGGTGGTGGCTGATGCCAAGATGGTGGAATACCACGGGCAACCACAAGTAGAGAGCTATGTACTGACGATCATGAACATG GTGGCTGGACTGTTTCACGACCCCAGCATTGGGAACCCCATTCATATCACCGTTGTGCGTCTTATCCTGCTGGAAGATGAGGAG GAGGACTTAAAGATCACACACCATGCGGACAACACTCTGAGGAGCTTCTGCAAGTGGCAGAGGAACATCAACACGAAGGGGGATgctcatccccagcaccatgacACCGCCATCCTGCTCACCAG GAAAGATTTGTGTGCAGCCATGAACCACCCCTGTGAAACCCTGGGCCTGTCTCATGTTGCTGGCATGTGCCACCCTCAACTCAGCTGCAGTGTCAGTGAGGACACTGGCATGCCACTGGCCTTCACTGTAGCCCACGAGCTAGGACACAG TTTTGGCATTCAGCATGACGGCACCGGCAATGACTGTGAGTCCATTGGGAAACGGCCTTTCATCATGTCTCCACAGCTCCTGTACGATGGAGGCATTCCGCTCACCTGGTCCCGCTGTAGCCGCGAGTACATCACCAGGTTCCTCGA CCGTGGATGGGGCCTGTGCTTGGATGACTCTCCAGCCAAGAATGTCATTGGCTTCCCCTCGGTGCTGCCCGGTGTCCTGTATGATGTGAACCACCAGTGTCGCCTTCAGTATGGGGCTTACTCAGTCTTCTGTGAGGACATGGAC AATGTCTGCCACACACTGTGGTGTTCTGTGGGGACCACCTGTCATTCCAAGCTAGATGCAGCTGTGGACGGCACAAGCTGTGGGAAGAACAAG TGGTGTCTCAATGGAGAGTGCGTCCCTGAGGGCTTCCAGCCCGAGGCGGTGGACGGTGGCTGGTCCGGCTGGAGTGCCTGGTCTGTCTGCTCGAGGAGCTGTGGCGTGGGTGTACGGAGTGCTGAACGACAGTGTACACagcctgt GCCTAAGCACAGAGGCAAGTACTGTGTGGGGGAGCGGAAGCGGTTCCGGCTGTGCAACCTGTCACCCTGCCCTGCTGGCCAGCCCTCTTTCCGCCATACCCAGTGTAGCCAGTTTGATGCCATGCTCTACAAGGGCCAACTGCACACATGGGTGCCTGTGGTCAATGATG AGAACCCCTGTGCGCTGCACTGCCGTCCCGCCAACCAATCCAATACAGAGAAGCTGAGGGATGCCGTGGTGGATGGCACCCCTTGCTACCAAGGCCGGGTCAGCCGTGACATCTGCATCAATGGCATCTGTAAG AATGTGGGCTGCGACTTTGAGATCGACTCTGGTGCCACTGAGGACCGTTGTGGGGTATGCCAGGGCAATGGCTCTACTTGCCACACCGTGAGCAGGACCTTCGAGGAGGCTGAGGGCCTGG GGTACGTGGATATAGGGCTGATCCCAGCCGGAGCCCGAGAGATCCTGATTAAGGAGGTGGCTGAGGCTGCCAACTTTCTGGCCCTGCGGAGTGAGGACCCAGATAAGTACTTCCTCAATGGCGGCTGGACCATCCAGTGGAATGGGGACTACCAGGTGGCAGGCACTACCTTCACCTATGCACGCACAGGCAACTGGGAAAACCTCACATCCCCCGGCCCCACCAAAGAGCCTGTCTGGATCCAG CTGCTGTTCCAGGAGAGTAACCCTGGAGTGCACTATGAGTATACCATCCACAGGGACAGCCATGATGAAGTCCAGCCACCGGAGTTCTCTTGGCACTATGGGCCCTGGAGCAAGTGCACTGTCACGTGCGGCACAG GTGTGCAGAGACAGAGCTTGTATTGCATGGAGAGGCAGGCTGGACTTGTGGATGAGGAACACTGTGACCATCTGAATCGACCTGATGACCGCCAGAGGAAGTGCAGTGAGGAGCCCTGTCCTGCCAG gtggtgggcaggggagtgGCAGATGTGTTCCCGATCCTGCGGACCTGGAGGTTTTTCTCGCCGGACTGTGCTCTGCATACGCAGCGTAGGGCTGGATGAGCAGCGAGCCCTGGCGCCACTCGCCTGCGAACATCTTCCTCGCCCCTTGGCTGAAACCCCATGCAACCGTCATGTACCCTGTCCTTCCAACTGGGGTGTGGGGAACTGGTCTCAG TGCTCTGTGACCTGTGGAGTCGGCGTTCGGCAGCGAACTACCCTCTGCATCAATGATACTTATGTCCCCTGCGATGAAGCTGAGCGACCAGTGACTAAGGCCATTTGTCTTCTGCCTCCCTGCCCCCGCCCCGTGTACATGACGGGCACAGATGGCTCTGGCAGTGGCTCCTCCAGCCCTGAGCTCTTCAATGAGGTTGATTTTATCCCACACCGGCTGACCCCACGCCCTTCACCAGCATCCTCACCCAAGCCAGTCAGCATCAGCAACGCTATTGATGAGGAGGACCTGGAGCCGGGTCCACCCGGGCCTGTGTTTGTGGATGACTTCTATTATGACTACAATTTCATTAACTTCCATGAAGACCTGTCTTATGGATCCTTTGAAGAACCCCATTCAGACCTGGTTGATACAGGGGGTTGGACGGCACCACCCCACATCAGACTCACTGAACCCCCCTCGGATACTCCAGTGCCTACTGCAGGGACTCCTGGAGTTAAGGAAGACGGGGTTCAGGGAGGTTGGTCCCCTAGCCCTTCACTTAGCCAGGATAGCCATTCCCCACCTGTATTCTTAGAGCAGACCCCTGTGAACCCCTTGGCCAATTTCTTGTCTGAGGAAGATATGCTCATGGGGACCCCTGAAGTTGGGCTCCCCAGCTTGCCCTGGCCCCCTGCTTCAGCTGATGACATGGTGACACCTGTTGACCCTGGAAACCCTGATGAGTTACTAGTGAGAGAAGACAGGCAGGGCCAGCCACCCACTCCATGGTCTGACAGGAACAAGGCTTCCAAAGATGAGGACACCTTGGGTCATACATTACCAGCCCCCGCCCAAATCCCTATCCCCACACAGCCCCCTTCACCCTCCATCAGCACCACTCAAGTTTCTCATGGTCCCGACATGGTGGAGGTGTGGACAGGAGGGCCTGTGGCCTGGGACTCAGTGTTAGAGGGTGACCTGAAGCATAGTGAGCAGTGGCCCACCATAGAGGCGGcacctcctctccttcctcccatgGCCACTGTACCAGGCATCTGGGACAGGGACAGCCCCTTGGAGCCAGGGACTCCTACCTTTTCAACACCAGGACTGGGTTCACAGAACCCGAAAACTGTGGCATTGCCAGGAACCTTGTTTTTGACAGCACCGACTGATCTAAGTAGCCTGGGACCAGTGGGCCAGCCACAGCCCACTAACCCTGAAGGGACCCTGAGCCCTGTGTTGTTGCCTAGACCAGCTCAGGAGACTCATAATAACAGTAGCAAGTTCCCTGAGGCCCAGCCTTTGCAGCCCAGCCTAGTGGAGGATGGCTCTCCTACAGATCCACTGCCTGCCAAGAATGCCAGCTGGCAAGTGGGCAACTGGAGCCAG TGTTCCACCACTTGTGGTCTGGGCGCCACCTGGAGGCTGGTGCGCTGCAGCTCTGGCCGGGATGAGGACTGCATTCCTTCTAGCCGCCCCCAGCCAGCCCGACATTGTCACCTGAGGCCCTGTGCTGCCTGGCGCATGGGCAACTGGAGTAAG TGCTCTCGCAATTGTGGTGGAGGTTCCGCCACAAGGGATGTACAGTGTGTAGACACACGGGACCTCCGGCCATTGCGGCCTTTCCACTGCCAGCCTGGGCCTACCAAGCCACCCACCCGGCAGCTTTGTGGGACCCAGCCTTGTCTCAGCTGGTATACCTCTTCCTGGAGAGAG TGTTCTGAGGcctgtggtggtggtgaacaGCAGCGTCTGGTGACATGCCCAGAGCCAGGCCTCTGTGAGGAGTCGCTGAGACCCAACAGCACCCAGCCCTGCAACACCCACCCCTGCACACAGTGGGTGGTGGGGCCTTGGGGTCAG TGCTCAGCCCCCTGCGGTGGTGGTGTTCAGCGGCGTCTGGTCAAATGCGTGAACACTCAGACAGGTTTGGCGGAAGAAGACAGTGAACTGTGTGGCCATGAGGCCTGGCCTGAGAGCTCACGGCCGTGTGCCACTGAGGACTGTGAGCTCGTTGAGCCACCAC